One Natrinema halophilum genomic window carries:
- a CDS encoding ABC transporter ATP-binding protein, producing MSNGQLLTTAVEERTQEPTTKKTVLELDGITKQYGSEEVIGDLSLSVRDGEILTLLGPSGCGKTTTLRLIAGLEKPNAGRISLQNRTVSGDERFVPPEDRDVGVVFQDFALFPHLTARENVAFGIQDRDEADRAARVDDLLDLVGLEAHGDHYPDELSGGQQQRIALARSLAPEPEMLLLDEPFSSLDVDLRVEMREEVRRIIKETGVTAISVTHDQEEALSISDRVAVMNDGTIEQIDTPQQVFQQPMSRFVAGFLGHASFLPGEVHGDSVDTSLGRVLRDDVHGLAHEYDGSTVDLLVRPDDVTAYPAEDEEADGRVVYRRYLGPTVLYRVELDDGETIECMHNHSDRIDLDERVGVRVTADHELAWFPADHREDGDGGADAAPAGAD from the coding sequence ATGTCGAACGGACAACTGCTTACGACGGCGGTCGAGGAACGAACCCAGGAACCGACGACCAAGAAGACGGTTCTCGAACTCGACGGTATTACGAAGCAATACGGCAGCGAGGAGGTCATCGGCGACCTTTCGCTGTCGGTCCGCGACGGCGAAATTCTGACGTTACTCGGTCCCTCAGGCTGTGGGAAGACGACCACGCTTCGACTGATCGCCGGCCTCGAGAAACCCAACGCGGGACGGATCAGCCTGCAAAATCGGACCGTTTCGGGTGACGAGCGCTTTGTCCCGCCGGAGGATCGCGACGTCGGCGTCGTCTTTCAGGACTTCGCGCTCTTCCCGCATCTGACCGCCCGCGAAAACGTCGCCTTCGGTATACAAGATCGGGACGAGGCCGACCGTGCGGCCCGGGTCGACGACCTCCTCGACCTCGTCGGTCTCGAGGCCCACGGCGATCACTATCCGGACGAACTTTCCGGCGGTCAACAACAACGGATCGCTCTCGCGCGCTCGCTGGCACCCGAACCCGAGATGCTATTGCTCGACGAACCGTTCTCGAGTCTGGACGTCGACCTGCGCGTCGAAATGCGCGAGGAGGTACGCCGAATCATCAAAGAGACCGGCGTCACTGCCATCTCAGTCACGCACGATCAGGAGGAAGCGCTTTCGATTTCCGATCGTGTCGCCGTGATGAACGACGGTACCATCGAACAGATCGATACCCCGCAGCAGGTCTTTCAGCAACCGATGTCCCGGTTCGTCGCCGGCTTCCTCGGACACGCCAGTTTTCTCCCGGGCGAGGTCCACGGGGATAGCGTCGACACTTCGCTCGGCCGCGTCCTCCGTGACGACGTTCACGGACTGGCCCACGAATACGACGGTTCGACGGTCGACCTTCTCGTTCGTCCTGACGACGTAACGGCGTACCCCGCGGAGGATGAAGAGGCGGACGGCCGCGTCGTGTATCGGCGCTATCTCGGACCGACCGTTCTTTACCGAGTCGAGCTCGACGACGGTGAAACCATCGAGTGTATGCACAATCACTCCGACCGGATCGATCTGGACGAACGCGTCGGCGTCCGGGTCACCGCAGACCACGAACTCGCCTGGTTCCCCGCAGACCATCGCGAGGACGGAGACGGGGGAGCAGACGCGGCCCCTGCCGGTGCCGACTGA
- a CDS encoding DUF998 domain-containing protein: protein MTDIRQLSTYCGIAAPIMSVGAVTLATILAPPETFTWAERSLSSMGRYGAPTFPLFNGGLIASGLLGSPFVWRLWIASRNTVERVGIVLLAITVVGMIGVGVFFLDHNELYLDTSLHGLAALTVFGVAPFASWVYATGATLAKDALLAITSFWLGIVHLLGWLGWLVLPGGGFDTWLWFAVPEFVASVAFGGWVLILAVVTLRREEHGSSEPAAVDL, encoded by the coding sequence ATGACCGATATAAGACAACTTTCGACCTACTGCGGTATCGCCGCACCGATCATGTCAGTGGGCGCGGTCACTCTGGCAACTATTCTCGCGCCACCCGAGACGTTTACCTGGGCGGAACGGTCGCTCTCGAGCATGGGCCGATACGGAGCCCCGACGTTCCCGCTGTTCAACGGGGGATTGATCGCGAGTGGACTCCTCGGATCTCCTTTCGTCTGGCGGCTCTGGATAGCGAGCCGCAACACCGTCGAGCGAGTCGGGATTGTCCTCCTCGCGATAACTGTAGTCGGTATGATCGGTGTCGGCGTCTTCTTTCTCGACCACAACGAACTCTATCTCGATACGAGCCTCCACGGGCTCGCAGCGTTGACCGTGTTCGGCGTCGCCCCGTTTGCGAGCTGGGTCTACGCCACCGGCGCTACACTGGCCAAGGATGCGCTGCTTGCGATCACGTCGTTCTGGCTCGGAATCGTCCACCTGCTGGGCTGGCTGGGCTGGTTGGTGTTACCCGGCGGCGGGTTCGACACCTGGTTGTGGTTCGCGGTTCCCGAATTTGTCGCTTCCGTCGCGTTTGGCGGTTGGGTTTTGATACTCGCCGTTGTTACCCTTCGCCGCGAGGAGCACGGGAGTTCCGAACCCGCCGCCGTAGATTTGTGA
- a CDS encoding DUF5793 family protein: MRREHFTLNVTNIDWVETDDTPEKPSVSIDFTGPATMLRKRLTGPDDHVLEASETDAALRLQGPIGDATTGVVSVTNRITGEFILELNEDADDVLQFIRAARGYGESTGDDDGRYEVEITLDDEPFVTYDKRTFLVYDDEGSLLRQHSLIPSGVEL, translated from the coding sequence ATGAGGCGCGAGCACTTCACGTTAAACGTAACCAACATCGACTGGGTCGAGACCGACGACACGCCTGAAAAACCTTCGGTATCGATCGATTTCACCGGCCCGGCAACGATGCTTCGCAAGCGCCTGACTGGTCCCGACGACCACGTTCTCGAGGCGAGCGAAACGGACGCGGCCCTCAGATTACAGGGACCGATCGGGGACGCCACCACAGGTGTAGTGAGCGTAACTAACCGCATCACCGGTGAGTTCATCCTCGAACTCAACGAAGATGCCGACGACGTTCTCCAGTTTATTCGGGCTGCGCGAGGATACGGTGAGTCTACTGGAGACGACGATGGACGGTACGAAGTCGAAATCACGCTCGACGACGAACCGTTCGTTACATACGATAAACGAACGTTTCTCGTTTACGACGACGAGGGGAGTCTCCTCCGCCAGCACAGCTTAATTCCAAGCGGCGTGGAATTGTAA
- a CDS encoding UPF0058 family protein, protein MHKDELLELHEELVVIMEYFSEREEVDETLFDPYRQLDVDPSHVHKSKSEHKHAVFVLGNALASAMSEDEFSSAGRIGKRMKELAEDAESKI, encoded by the coding sequence ATGCACAAAGACGAACTTCTCGAGCTCCACGAAGAACTCGTCGTCATTATGGAGTACTTTTCGGAGCGCGAGGAGGTCGACGAAACGTTGTTCGATCCGTACCGCCAGCTCGACGTCGATCCTTCGCACGTCCACAAGTCGAAAAGCGAACACAAACACGCTGTATTTGTCCTCGGCAATGCGTTGGCCAGCGCGATGAGCGAGGACGAATTCTCGAGCGCGGGCCGGATCGGCAAGCGAATGAAGGAACTCGCCGAGGACGCTGAATCGAAAATATAG